Proteins encoded within one genomic window of Pectobacterium araliae:
- the apaH gene encoding bis(5'-nucleosyl)-tetraphosphatase (symmetrical) ApaH → MSTYLVGDVHGCVVELNALLAQVSFNPEQDTLWLTGDLVARGPDSLQVLRFVRSLGSSVRMVLGNHDLHLLAVYAGISRNKPKDRLNDLLTAPDADDLINWLRRQPILQVDDDLKLVMAHAGITPQWDLPTALMCAREVESILSSDSYPLFLDAMYGDMPNHWSPELSGLARLRFSTNVFTRMRYCFSGGQLDMLCKEPPGQAPSLLKPWFDLPSQVAGEYAIAFGHWASLEGKGTPENIYALDTGCCWGGELTMLRWDDKRYFTQPSLSSNTELSGNITPLSGE, encoded by the coding sequence ATGTCTACCTATTTAGTTGGCGATGTTCACGGCTGTGTAGTTGAACTCAACGCGCTATTGGCGCAAGTTTCCTTTAATCCTGAGCAGGATACGCTCTGGCTAACTGGCGATTTAGTCGCACGCGGGCCAGATTCGCTTCAGGTTCTGCGCTTTGTTCGTTCCCTCGGTTCTTCTGTCCGTATGGTGCTTGGCAATCACGATCTGCATCTGCTGGCCGTTTATGCGGGTATCAGCCGCAATAAACCCAAAGATCGTCTCAACGATCTTCTCACCGCACCGGATGCAGATGATCTCATCAACTGGCTACGCCGCCAACCGATCTTACAGGTCGATGACGATCTGAAGTTGGTCATGGCGCATGCGGGCATCACACCACAGTGGGATCTGCCGACGGCGCTCATGTGTGCGCGCGAAGTTGAATCGATCCTGAGCAGCGACAGTTACCCGCTTTTCCTCGATGCCATGTACGGCGATATGCCAAACCATTGGAGCCCAGAACTGAGCGGTTTGGCGCGTCTACGCTTTAGTACCAATGTTTTTACCCGCATGCGTTACTGTTTCTCTGGCGGACAGTTGGATATGCTCTGCAAAGAACCACCGGGTCAGGCACCTTCTCTGCTAAAACCGTGGTTTGATCTACCCAGTCAAGTCGCAGGGGAATACGCTATTGCATTCGGTCACTGGGCATCGCTGGAAGGGAAAGGCACGCCGGAAAACATTTATGCGCTAGATACCGGGTGCTGTTGGGGGGGAGAATTGACGATGCTGCGTTGGGACGATAAGCGCTATTTCACGCAACCGTCACTCTCATCAAACACGGAGCTTTCTGGCAATATCACGCCCTTATCGGGTGAGTAA
- the pdxA gene encoding 4-hydroxythreonine-4-phosphate dehydrogenase PdxA gives MQTESNTPRVVITPGEPAGIGPDLVIVLAQQAWPVELVCCADPELLFTRALQLSMPLTLRDYQPGQPAQPQQAGSLTVLPIATPATVIAGQLNVANSAYVVETLARACDGCLNDEFAALITGPVHKGIINDAGVPFSGHTEFFADRSSCDRVVMMLATEELRVALATTHLPLAAVSAAITRQSLHEVITILHHDLQTKFGITQPQIYVCGLNPHAGEGGHMGREELDVINPALDELRQQGITLIGPLPADTLFQPKYLQHADAVLAMYHDQGLPVLKYQGFGRAVNITLGLPFIRTSVDHGTALELAATGSAEPGSFITALNLAIKMIKNSNE, from the coding sequence CTGGCCTGTAGAGCTCGTTTGCTGTGCCGATCCTGAGCTGTTATTCACGCGCGCATTGCAGTTGTCTATGCCGCTGACGCTGCGTGACTATCAACCCGGCCAGCCCGCACAGCCACAGCAGGCGGGTAGCCTTACTGTCCTGCCGATCGCCACACCAGCAACCGTCATTGCAGGCCAACTGAACGTTGCTAACAGCGCTTATGTCGTTGAAACGTTAGCCCGTGCGTGTGATGGTTGCCTGAACGACGAATTCGCGGCGCTGATTACTGGCCCGGTGCATAAAGGCATTATCAACGATGCTGGCGTCCCCTTCAGTGGGCATACTGAATTTTTCGCCGATCGCAGTAGCTGTGACCGTGTTGTTATGATGCTGGCGACGGAAGAATTGCGCGTCGCGTTAGCGACCACGCACTTACCGCTCGCTGCCGTTTCTGCGGCCATTACCCGCCAGAGTCTGCATGAAGTCATCACGATCTTACATCATGATTTGCAGACAAAATTCGGTATTACTCAACCGCAGATTTATGTCTGTGGGCTGAATCCCCATGCGGGTGAAGGCGGTCATATGGGCCGTGAAGAGCTGGATGTGATTAATCCCGCACTGGATGAGCTACGGCAACAGGGCATCACGCTGATTGGGCCGTTGCCTGCTGATACGCTTTTCCAACCCAAGTATCTGCAACACGCCGACGCCGTTTTGGCGATGTATCACGATCAAGGGCTCCCGGTTCTGAAATATCAGGGTTTCGGGCGCGCTGTTAATATCACACTGGGGCTACCGTTTATCCGCACATCGGTCGATCACGGTACAGCGCTAGAGCTGGCCGCAACCGGTAGCGCTGAGCCTGGCAGCTTCATCACGGCATTAAATCTTGCCATTAAAATGATAAAGAATAGTAATGAATAA
- the rsmA gene encoding 16S rRNA (adenine(1518)-N(6)/adenine(1519)-N(6))-dimethyltransferase RsmA, translated as MNNRVHQGHFARKRFGQNFLNDHFVIDSIVSAIHPQPGQAIVEIGPGLGALTAPVGERMDRFTVIELDRDLAARLEKHPTLKDKLTIIQQDAMTIDFAALAEQAGQPLRVFGNLPYNISTPLMFHLFTYTQSIRDMHFMLQKEVVNRLVAGPNSKAFGRLSVMAQYYCQVIPVLEVPPEAFKPAPKVDSAVVRLVPHAVIPYPVSDIRVLSRITTEAFNQRRKTLRNSLGNLFTPETLTELGINVTSRAENVTVEQYCRLANWLSEHPAKQE; from the coding sequence ATGAATAATCGCGTACACCAAGGTCACTTCGCCCGTAAACGTTTTGGGCAGAACTTTTTAAACGATCATTTCGTGATCGATAGCATCGTTTCGGCGATTCATCCTCAGCCGGGTCAAGCGATCGTAGAGATCGGCCCTGGCCTCGGCGCACTCACTGCGCCCGTTGGCGAACGGATGGATCGTTTTACCGTGATTGAGCTGGATAGGGATCTGGCCGCGCGATTGGAAAAACACCCGACGCTGAAAGATAAGCTGACGATTATTCAGCAAGACGCCATGACGATCGATTTCGCCGCGCTCGCTGAACAAGCTGGGCAGCCTCTGCGTGTTTTCGGTAACCTGCCGTATAATATATCTACACCGCTGATGTTCCATTTGTTCACCTATACTCAATCTATCCGCGACATGCACTTTATGTTGCAGAAAGAAGTGGTTAACCGTTTGGTGGCAGGGCCGAACAGTAAAGCTTTTGGACGCCTGAGCGTTATGGCACAGTATTATTGTCAGGTGATTCCGGTGCTTGAAGTGCCACCGGAGGCCTTCAAGCCCGCACCTAAAGTTGATTCCGCCGTAGTGCGACTCGTGCCTCATGCCGTGATCCCTTATCCGGTTAGTGATATTCGCGTGCTGAGCCGCATCACGACGGAAGCGTTCAACCAGCGCCGCAAGACTCTGCGTAACAGTCTCGGTAATCTGTTCACCCCAGAAACGCTCACCGAACTGGGTATCAATGTCACCAGCCGTGCAGAGAATGTGACCGTCGAGCAATATTGCCGATTGGCGAACTGGTTAAGCGAGCATCCGGCAAAACAGGAATAA
- the apaG gene encoding Co2+/Mg2+ efflux protein ApaG, translated as MINAPRVCVQVQSFYVESQSEPDEERFVFAYTITVRNLGRHEVQLLGRYWLITNGNGRQTEVQGEGVIGEQPVIQPGGEFQYTSGAVIETPLGTMEGHYHMIDHQGKAFQVPVSVFRLAIPSLIH; from the coding sequence ATGATTAATGCGCCCCGTGTTTGTGTACAAGTTCAGAGCTTCTACGTAGAATCACAATCGGAGCCTGATGAAGAACGTTTCGTGTTCGCTTACACGATTACGGTTCGCAATCTGGGGCGTCATGAAGTCCAGCTTTTGGGGCGTTATTGGCTGATCACCAACGGTAATGGCCGGCAGACTGAGGTTCAGGGTGAAGGCGTCATCGGCGAGCAGCCAGTTATCCAGCCCGGTGGCGAGTTCCAATATACCAGTGGTGCCGTCATAGAAACGCCTCTCGGCACAATGGAAGGCCACTACCATATGATTGACCATCAGGGTAAGGCATTTCAGGTTCCAGTCTCCGTCTTCCGTCTGGCTATCCCTTCACTGATACATTAA